One window from the genome of Micromonospora aurantiaca ATCC 27029 encodes:
- the mmsB gene encoding multiple monosaccharide ABC transporter permease: MTSTKPPPATKIAAPDTGAAATLHTGTSDPRALILGNLRQSGIYIALVVIVALFAVLTDGVSLSPGNLTNIVLQYSYILVLAIGMVIVIIGGHIDLSVGSVVALTGAVSAVLVIREGMPWWAGVLAALAVGVAVGAWHGLWVAYAGIPAFIVTLAGMLLFRGLTLRVLDNISLSPFPEEYQRVAAGFLNGLLGGQGYDAFTLFIGAFAVVGYAVSVFRTRVARVRHEQPVESFPLFVLRIVVVGAVVMWFAWQLAHARGLPIVLIVLAVLVLVYGLLTRRTVFGRQVYAIGGNLPAAMLSGVRVKRVNFWIFVNMGFLSAVAGVIYSSRSNGAQPAAGNMFELDAIAAAFIGGAAVTGGVGTVVGAMVGGLIMAVMSNGMQLMGVDQSVQSVVKGLVLLVAVAFDIWNKRRAAGAR; encoded by the coding sequence ATGACCAGCACGAAGCCTCCCCCCGCCACGAAGATCGCCGCGCCGGACACCGGCGCGGCGGCGACCCTGCACACCGGCACCAGCGATCCGCGCGCGCTGATCCTGGGCAACCTGCGGCAGAGCGGCATCTACATCGCCCTGGTGGTGATCGTGGCGCTGTTCGCGGTCCTCACCGACGGCGTCTCGCTGAGCCCCGGCAACCTGACGAACATCGTCCTCCAGTACTCCTACATCCTGGTGCTCGCGATCGGCATGGTCATCGTGATCATCGGCGGCCACATCGACCTGTCCGTGGGATCGGTGGTGGCGCTCACCGGAGCGGTCTCTGCGGTGCTCGTCATCCGCGAGGGCATGCCCTGGTGGGCCGGCGTCCTGGCCGCGCTCGCGGTGGGCGTCGCGGTCGGTGCGTGGCACGGGCTCTGGGTCGCGTACGCCGGCATCCCGGCGTTCATCGTCACCCTGGCCGGCATGCTGTTGTTCCGGGGTCTGACGCTGCGCGTGCTGGACAACATCTCGCTGTCGCCGTTCCCGGAGGAGTACCAGCGGGTCGCCGCCGGGTTCCTCAACGGTCTGCTGGGCGGCCAGGGCTACGACGCCTTCACGCTGTTCATCGGCGCCTTCGCCGTGGTCGGGTATGCGGTGAGCGTGTTCCGGACCCGGGTCGCCCGGGTGCGCCACGAGCAGCCGGTGGAGTCGTTCCCGCTGTTCGTGCTGCGGATCGTGGTGGTCGGCGCCGTGGTCATGTGGTTCGCCTGGCAGCTCGCCCACGCCCGGGGCCTGCCGATCGTGCTGATCGTGCTCGCCGTGCTCGTGCTCGTCTACGGCCTGCTCACCCGCCGTACGGTGTTCGGCCGCCAGGTGTACGCCATCGGCGGCAACCTGCCCGCGGCGATGCTGTCCGGCGTACGGGTGAAGCGGGTCAACTTCTGGATCTTCGTCAACATGGGCTTCCTGTCCGCCGTGGCGGGCGTGATCTACTCGTCCCGGTCCAACGGGGCCCAGCCGGCGGCGGGCAACATGTTCGAGCTGGACGCGATCGCGGCGGCGTTCATCGGCGGCGCGGCCGTCACCGGCGGCGTCGGCACGGTGGTCGGCGCCATGGTGGGTGGCCTGATCATGGCGGTGATGAGCAACGGGATGCAGCTCATGGGCGTCGACCAGTCCGTCCAGTCGGTGGTCAAGGGCCTGGTGCTGCTCGTCGCGGTGGCGTTCGACATCTGGAACAAGCGCCGGGCCGCCGGCGCCCGGTGA
- the araB gene encoding ribulokinase → MSEVDASDRYVIGVDFGTLSGRALVVRVRDGAELGTAVHEYRRGVIETALPDGGPALPPDWALQDPDDYRDVLRHAVPAALAEAGVDPSRVVGIGTDFTACTVLPTLADGTPLCEIPQLRDRPHAWVKLWKHHAAQPHADRINALAEERGEPWLGRYGGKISAEWQFAKGLQILEEDPEVYRRAERFVEAADWIVWQLCGAETRNVCTAGYKGIRQDGRYPSPDYLAALDPGFADFVTKLDGPLLPLGARAGTLSARAAAWTGLPEGIAVAAGNVDAHVTAASAQALRPGRLVAIMGTSTCHVLNGTHPAEVPGMCGVVDGGISPGAWGFEAGQSGVGDIFGWFVRHAAPAGFDSHERLTEAAAAQPVGAHGLVALDWWNGNRSLLVNHDLSGMIIGLTLATRPPDVYRALLEATAYGTRMIVEAFGQAGVPVDDLVVAGGLTSNRLLMQIYADVTNRPLSIIGSAQGPALGSAIHAAVAAGAYPTIHEASAAMGRIDEAVYRPVPENVRAYDALYAEYRALHDHFGRGANDVMLRLRAIRNAAVDAAADRAAATLGVVG, encoded by the coding sequence ATGAGCGAAGTGGACGCGTCCGACCGGTACGTGATCGGTGTCGACTTCGGCACGCTGTCCGGGCGGGCGCTCGTGGTCCGCGTCCGGGACGGCGCCGAACTCGGTACGGCGGTGCACGAGTACCGGCGCGGGGTCATCGAGACCGCGCTTCCCGACGGCGGCCCGGCGCTGCCCCCGGACTGGGCCCTCCAGGATCCGGACGACTACCGCGACGTGCTGCGCCACGCGGTGCCGGCCGCGCTCGCCGAAGCCGGCGTGGACCCGTCCCGGGTGGTGGGCATCGGCACCGACTTCACCGCCTGCACCGTGCTCCCGACGCTCGCCGACGGCACACCGCTGTGCGAGATCCCGCAACTGCGCGACCGCCCGCACGCCTGGGTGAAGCTCTGGAAGCACCACGCCGCGCAGCCGCACGCCGACCGGATCAACGCGCTGGCGGAAGAACGCGGCGAACCGTGGCTCGGCCGCTACGGCGGCAAGATCTCCGCGGAGTGGCAGTTCGCCAAGGGCCTGCAGATCCTGGAGGAGGACCCGGAGGTCTACCGGCGCGCCGAGCGCTTCGTCGAGGCCGCCGACTGGATCGTCTGGCAGCTGTGCGGCGCCGAGACCCGCAACGTCTGCACGGCCGGCTACAAGGGCATCCGGCAGGACGGCCGCTACCCGTCGCCGGACTACCTGGCCGCGCTCGACCCCGGATTCGCCGACTTCGTGACCAAGCTGGACGGTCCGCTGCTGCCGCTGGGCGCGCGGGCCGGCACGCTCAGCGCCCGCGCCGCGGCCTGGACCGGACTGCCCGAGGGCATCGCGGTCGCGGCGGGCAACGTCGACGCCCACGTCACCGCCGCGTCGGCCCAGGCGCTGCGGCCCGGCCGGCTGGTCGCCATCATGGGCACCTCCACCTGCCACGTCCTCAACGGCACCCACCCGGCCGAGGTGCCGGGCATGTGCGGCGTGGTCGACGGCGGGATCAGCCCCGGCGCCTGGGGTTTCGAGGCCGGGCAGAGCGGGGTGGGGGACATCTTCGGCTGGTTCGTCCGCCACGCCGCCCCGGCGGGGTTCGACTCGCACGAGCGGCTCACCGAGGCCGCCGCCGCCCAGCCGGTCGGCGCGCACGGGCTGGTGGCGCTGGACTGGTGGAACGGCAACCGGTCCCTGCTGGTCAACCACGACCTCAGCGGGATGATCATCGGGCTGACGCTGGCCACCCGGCCGCCGGACGTCTACCGGGCGCTGCTGGAGGCGACCGCGTACGGCACCCGGATGATCGTCGAGGCGTTCGGGCAGGCCGGGGTGCCGGTCGACGACCTGGTGGTGGCCGGTGGTCTCACCTCCAACCGGCTGCTCATGCAGATCTACGCCGACGTCACGAACCGGCCACTGAGCATCATCGGCTCCGCCCAGGGCCCGGCGCTCGGCTCGGCCATCCACGCGGCTGTCGCCGCCGGGGCGTACCCGACGATCCACGAGGCGTCCGCCGCGATGGGGCGCATCGACGAGGCCGTCTACCGGCCCGTACCGGAGAACGTGCGGGCCTACGACGCCCTCTACGCCGAGTACCGCGCGTTGCACGACCACTTCGGCCGCGGCGCGAACGACGTCATGCTCCGCCTGCGGGCGATCCGCAACGCGGCGGTCGACGCCGCCGCGGACCGCGCCGCCGCGACCCTGGGGGTGGTCGGATGA
- a CDS encoding sugar ABC transporter ATP-binding protein produces MTGNRPVLTMTGISKTFPGVRALHDVDFRLFPGEVHALMGENGAGKSTLIKVLTGVYGTDAGVVTLDGEQVSFTGPMQAAAAGVSTVYQEVNLCTNLSVAENVFIGREPRRLGAVRWGEMRRRARDLLARLDLDLDVSAPLGSYSLAVQQMVAIARAIDVQARVLILDEPTSSLDAGEVAQLFRIMRQLRDEGIAILFVTHFLDQVYGIADRITVLRNGTLVGEYRTEELPQFSLVEKMIGQELDVLERLDEQQKRATVDAGGEAPLVDAAELGRRGAVAPFSLRIHAGEVVGLAGLLGSGRTEVARLIFGADRADHGQVRLDGGRAPVRNPMQAIGQGVGFCSENRRAEGIVPELTVRENMILAMQAARGWLRPIPRRRQDELVRRYVEALSIRPANPELPVRNLSGGNQQKVLLARWLITEPRLLILDEPTRGIDVGAKAEIQKLVVQLSDGGMAVLFISAELEEVLRLSHRVAVMRDREMVAQLDNDDTLDADRVMRTIASGTPREEVTP; encoded by the coding sequence ATGACGGGTAACCGTCCGGTCCTGACCATGACCGGCATCAGCAAGACCTTCCCCGGGGTCCGCGCGCTGCACGACGTCGACTTCCGGCTGTTCCCGGGCGAGGTCCACGCCCTGATGGGCGAGAACGGCGCCGGCAAGTCCACCCTGATCAAGGTGTTGACCGGCGTCTACGGGACCGACGCGGGCGTCGTCACGCTCGACGGCGAGCAGGTCTCGTTCACCGGTCCGATGCAGGCCGCAGCGGCCGGTGTCAGCACCGTCTACCAGGAGGTCAACCTCTGCACCAACCTGTCGGTGGCGGAGAACGTCTTCATCGGCCGGGAGCCCCGCCGGCTCGGCGCGGTGCGCTGGGGCGAGATGCGCCGCCGGGCCCGCGACCTGCTGGCCCGGCTCGATCTCGACCTCGACGTCTCCGCGCCGCTCGGCTCGTACTCGCTCGCGGTGCAGCAGATGGTCGCCATCGCCCGCGCGATCGACGTGCAGGCCCGGGTGCTGATCCTGGACGAGCCGACCTCCAGTCTGGACGCCGGCGAGGTGGCGCAGCTGTTCCGGATCATGCGGCAGCTGCGTGACGAGGGGATCGCGATCCTGTTCGTCACCCACTTCCTCGACCAGGTCTACGGCATCGCCGACCGGATCACGGTGCTGCGCAACGGCACGCTCGTGGGGGAGTACCGCACCGAGGAGCTGCCGCAGTTCAGCCTGGTCGAGAAGATGATCGGCCAGGAGCTGGACGTGCTGGAGCGGCTCGACGAGCAGCAGAAGCGCGCCACAGTCGACGCCGGTGGCGAGGCCCCGCTCGTGGACGCCGCCGAACTGGGCCGGCGTGGCGCTGTCGCCCCGTTCAGCCTCCGCATCCACGCCGGTGAGGTGGTCGGCCTGGCCGGCCTGCTCGGCTCCGGCCGGACCGAGGTGGCGCGGCTGATCTTCGGCGCCGACCGGGCCGACCACGGCCAGGTACGGCTCGACGGCGGCCGGGCGCCCGTGCGCAACCCGATGCAGGCCATCGGCCAAGGCGTCGGGTTCTGCTCGGAGAACCGCCGGGCCGAGGGCATCGTCCCGGAGCTGACGGTACGGGAGAACATGATCCTGGCGATGCAGGCCGCGCGCGGCTGGCTGCGTCCGATCCCGCGCCGCCGTCAGGACGAACTGGTCCGCAGGTACGTGGAGGCGCTGAGCATCCGCCCGGCCAACCCGGAACTGCCGGTTCGCAACCTGTCCGGCGGCAACCAGCAGAAGGTGCTGCTGGCCCGCTGGCTGATCACCGAGCCGCGCCTGCTGATCCTGGACGAGCCGACCCGCGGCATCGACGTCGGTGCCAAGGCCGAGATCCAGAAGCTGGTGGTGCAGCTCTCCGACGGCGGCATGGCGGTGCTGTTCATCTCCGCCGAGCTGGAGGAGGTGCTGCGCCTGAGCCACCGGGTCGCGGTCATGCGCGACCGGGAGATGGTCGCCCAGCTCGACAACGACGACACGCTCGACGCCGACCGCGTCATGCGCACCATCGCCAGTGGAACGCCCCGGGAGGAGGTGACCCCATGA
- a CDS encoding ABC transporter substrate-binding protein, translated as MRSRSTARTVIAAFAGVLLAASMAACGNSDTGGGSGDGNDKIVLGFSQVGAESGWRTANTTSIKEAAAEAGIELKFDDAQQKQENQIKAIRNFIQQKVDVIAFSPVVESGWDTVLKEAKDAKIPVILTDRAVDSADKSLYKTFLGSDFVKEGRLAGEWLVEQKKAASGPVNIVELQGTTGSAPANDRKKGFAEAIAANPNLKIVASQTGDFTRAGGKQVMEQFLKANPKIDVLFAHNDDMGLGALEAITAAGKEPGKDITIITVDAVKDGMQALADGKFNFIAECSPLLGPQLMDLVKKVKAGEEVPARIETEETTFTQEQAKEALPNRKY; from the coding sequence ATGAGAAGCAGGAGCACGGCACGCACTGTCATCGCGGCGTTCGCCGGCGTGCTGCTCGCCGCCAGCATGGCCGCGTGCGGCAACAGCGACACCGGCGGCGGTTCCGGCGACGGCAACGACAAGATCGTCCTGGGCTTCTCCCAGGTGGGCGCCGAGAGTGGCTGGCGCACCGCCAACACCACCTCGATCAAGGAGGCGGCGGCCGAGGCGGGCATCGAGCTGAAGTTCGACGACGCCCAGCAGAAGCAGGAGAACCAGATCAAGGCGATCCGCAACTTCATCCAGCAGAAGGTCGACGTGATCGCCTTCTCGCCGGTGGTGGAGTCCGGCTGGGACACCGTGCTCAAGGAGGCCAAGGACGCCAAGATCCCGGTGATCCTGACCGACCGCGCCGTCGACTCGGCCGACAAGTCGCTCTACAAGACGTTCCTCGGCTCGGACTTCGTCAAGGAGGGCCGCCTCGCGGGCGAGTGGCTGGTGGAGCAGAAGAAGGCGGCGTCCGGCCCGGTCAACATCGTCGAGCTGCAGGGCACGACCGGCTCGGCGCCGGCCAACGACCGGAAGAAGGGCTTCGCCGAGGCGATCGCCGCCAACCCGAACCTGAAGATCGTCGCCTCGCAGACCGGTGACTTCACCCGCGCCGGCGGCAAGCAGGTGATGGAGCAGTTCCTCAAGGCCAACCCGAAGATCGACGTGCTCTTCGCGCACAACGACGACATGGGCCTGGGCGCGCTCGAGGCGATCACCGCGGCGGGCAAGGAGCCCGGCAAGGACATCACCATCATCACCGTCGACGCGGTGAAGGACGGCATGCAGGCCCTCGCGGACGGCAAGTTCAACTTCATCGCCGAGTGCAGCCCGCTGCTCGGCCCGCAGCTGATGGACCTGGTCAAGAAGGTCAAGGCCGGCGAGGAGGTGCCCGCCCGGATCGAGACCGAGGAGACCACGTTCACCCAGGAGCAGGCCAAGGAGGCACTGCCCAACCGCAAGTACTGA
- a CDS encoding L-ribulose-5-phosphate 4-epimerase, with the protein MNSQVDALRETVARLHRELTRYDLVAWTAGNVSARVPGQDLMVIKPSGVDYDDLTAAAMVVCDLNGAVVDGDGAPSSDTAAHAYVYRAMPEVGGVVHTHSGYATAWAARGEAIPCWLTAQADEFGGEIPIGPFALIGGDDIGKGIVSTLSGHRSPAVLMRNHGVFTIGRDARAAVKAAVMCEDVARTAHLARALGRPVPIAPADIDSLYDRYQNVYGQRPSAH; encoded by the coding sequence ATGAACAGCCAGGTCGACGCGCTACGCGAGACGGTGGCGCGCCTGCACCGCGAACTGACCCGCTACGACCTGGTGGCCTGGACCGCCGGGAACGTGTCGGCCCGCGTACCCGGTCAGGACCTGATGGTCATCAAGCCCAGCGGCGTCGACTACGACGACCTGACCGCGGCGGCCATGGTGGTCTGCGACCTCAACGGCGCCGTGGTCGACGGCGACGGCGCCCCGTCCAGCGACACCGCCGCGCACGCCTACGTCTACCGCGCGATGCCCGAGGTCGGCGGCGTCGTGCACACGCACAGCGGGTACGCCACCGCCTGGGCGGCCCGCGGCGAGGCGATCCCGTGCTGGCTGACCGCGCAGGCCGACGAGTTCGGCGGGGAGATCCCGATCGGGCCGTTCGCGCTGATCGGCGGCGACGACATCGGCAAGGGCATCGTCAGCACGCTGTCCGGGCACCGCTCACCCGCGGTGCTCATGCGCAACCACGGCGTCTTCACCATCGGCCGCGACGCCCGGGCGGCGGTCAAGGCCGCGGTGATGTGCGAGGACGTGGCCCGCACCGCACACCTGGCCCGCGCGCTCGGCCGGCCGGTGCCGATCGCGCCGGCCGACATCGACTCGCTCTACGACCGCTACCAGAACGTGTACGGCCAACGCCCGTCGGCGCACTGA
- a CDS encoding glycoside hydrolase family 27 protein, whose translation MRRWTRRTLAVLGVAAVALAATVTDQAVAPRPARALDNGVARTPPMGWNTWNTFGCNINETLIRQTADAIVSNGLRDLGYKYVVVDDCWFDPNRDSQGNLQAHPQRFPSGMKSLGDYLHARGLLFGIYQVPLDKTCAQVGGAFPGATGSLNHEYQDARQFAAWGVDYLKYDWCSSTGTINDQVARFGIMRDALASTGRPIVYSINPNSYHAKTGPQRNWSDVANLWRTTEDITNAWNTGQTNGYPMGIQNIVDVTVPLAGYAAPGGFNDPDMLEVGRGGMNDTEMRSHFALWAVLAAPLMMGNDVRSANAATLAILRNANLVAINQDTLGRQAAQVSFDGTRRVLAKPLANGDVAVALFNQGGSTTTVSTTAAAVGKSGNSFTLRDAWTDATSTSTGTISASVPAHGTVVYRVSGGGTTTPPPVPTTFRLRSESSGRCLDVDNAGTANGTGTLIWDCHNNANQQFTANGQALQVLGKCLDVPTNATAGTRVQIWDCNGGTNQQWTINGNGTVSNGRFPSLCLDVDNAGTANGTRVIVWTCHGNANQRWSRA comes from the coding sequence GTGCGCAGATGGACCCGACGGACGCTCGCCGTCCTGGGCGTCGCGGCGGTGGCGCTCGCCGCGACAGTCACCGACCAGGCCGTGGCCCCGCGTCCCGCCCGGGCGCTGGACAACGGCGTCGCCCGCACCCCGCCGATGGGGTGGAACACCTGGAACACCTTCGGCTGCAACATCAACGAGACCCTCATCCGCCAGACCGCCGACGCGATCGTCAGCAACGGCCTGCGCGACCTCGGGTACAAGTACGTCGTCGTGGACGACTGCTGGTTCGACCCGAACCGGGACTCGCAGGGCAACCTCCAGGCCCACCCGCAGCGGTTCCCCAGCGGGATGAAGTCGCTCGGTGACTACCTGCACGCCCGGGGCCTGCTGTTCGGCATCTACCAGGTGCCGCTGGACAAGACCTGCGCCCAGGTCGGCGGCGCGTTCCCCGGCGCCACCGGCAGCCTCAACCACGAGTACCAGGACGCGCGGCAGTTCGCCGCCTGGGGCGTGGACTACCTGAAGTACGACTGGTGCTCGTCCACCGGCACCATCAACGACCAGGTGGCGCGGTTCGGCATCATGCGCGACGCGCTGGCCTCCACCGGCCGGCCGATCGTCTACAGCATCAACCCCAACAGCTACCACGCCAAGACCGGGCCGCAGCGCAACTGGAGCGACGTGGCGAACCTCTGGCGGACCACCGAGGACATCACCAACGCGTGGAACACCGGCCAGACCAACGGCTACCCGATGGGCATCCAGAACATCGTCGACGTCACGGTGCCCCTGGCCGGGTACGCCGCGCCCGGCGGGTTCAACGACCCGGACATGCTCGAGGTCGGCCGAGGGGGCATGAACGACACCGAGATGCGCAGCCACTTCGCGCTCTGGGCGGTCCTCGCCGCGCCGCTGATGATGGGCAACGACGTACGGTCGGCGAACGCGGCCACGCTGGCGATCCTGCGCAACGCGAACCTGGTCGCGATCAACCAGGACACGCTCGGCCGTCAGGCGGCCCAGGTCTCCTTCGACGGCACCCGGCGGGTGCTGGCCAAGCCGCTGGCCAACGGCGACGTGGCGGTCGCCCTGTTCAACCAGGGCGGCTCGACCACCACCGTCTCCACCACCGCGGCGGCGGTGGGCAAGAGCGGCAACTCCTTCACGCTGCGCGACGCATGGACCGACGCCACCTCCACCAGCACCGGCACGATCTCCGCCAGCGTGCCCGCGCACGGCACCGTCGTCTACCGGGTCAGCGGAGGCGGCACCACCACGCCGCCGCCGGTCCCGACCACGTTCCGGCTGCGCAGCGAGTCGTCCGGCCGGTGCCTCGACGTGGACAACGCCGGCACCGCGAACGGCACCGGGACGCTGATCTGGGACTGCCACAACAACGCCAACCAGCAGTTCACCGCCAACGGCCAGGCGTTGCAGGTGCTCGGCAAGTGCCTGGACGTGCCGACGAACGCGACGGCCGGCACCCGGGTGCAGATCTGGGACTGCAACGGCGGCACCAACCAGCAGTGGACCATCAACGGCAACGGCACGGTGAGCAACGGGCGCTTCCCGTCGCTGTGCCTGGACGTCGACAACGCGGGCACCGCCAACGGCACCCGGGTGATCGTCTGGACCTGCCACGGCAACGCCAACCAACGGTGGAGCCGGGCGTGA